TCAGTGGAATCTGTCCAGCCGTATACAGCGTCGACCCATCGGTCGTCGCCTGACTGTAGGCCCCAACCGCCGCTGGCGCGTCCTCGGTACTGATCGTCCGTTTCATACCGGCGATTTGTCCACTGACGGCATAAGTCTGCGTGGATTCGTTTGCTGACAACTACTGACCACTCAGACGGGCTGAAAAATCGTTATTCGAGTCGACATCCCATGATATGGTATGGCAACCACAGCCGACAGCCAGTCGAAATCAGTGTGTCGACGATGCGGATTCACGGCAGTCTCGGGCAGCGACGACTGGAACCGGATCAGCGCGCCGCCGTTTCGCCGTGTCACACAGTGTCCGGAGTGTCGTAGTACAGATGTCACCAACCGACAGTAGGGACCGACTACTGACTATTTAAGCACCTCAACCTCGTACCCGTTCGACCGGAGCTCCGCCAGTAGCTCCGCGGCGTGCTGTGGGCCGTGGGTCTCCAACTCGATCTCGACTTCCGTATCGCTCATCCCGAGTTCCCGAGATGTTCGTTCGTGGTGAATCGCGTAGATGTTGGCTTGCTGGTTGGCAATAATGTCGATCAGCCCCTGCAGTGCGCCGGGCTGATCTTTGAGCACGGTCGTGATCTTCAGATACCGGCCCATCTGGACCAGTCCACGGAGGATCACCGTCGTCAGCACGTTCATATCGATGTTGCCGCCACAGAGCGCGGGGACGATTACCTCATCCTCACGGTACTCAAAACGCTCTTCGAGCAGTGCCGACAGCGCAACTGCGCCCGCCCCTTCGACAAGGGTTTTGCTCCGCTCTAAGAGGAGTGTCAGCGCCAGTGCGATCTCCTCGTCGGAGACGGTTACCACCTCGTCGACCTGCTTTTGAATCACCTCGAACGGCCGCTGGCCGACAGACCGAGTGGCGATCCCATCCGCGACTGTGTCGACGCTGTCTCTGGTGTGGATCTCACCTTTCTGGAGCGATTGGGCGATGCTTGCGGCTCCCTCGGCCTGCACACCCACTATTCGAACATCGGGACGCTGGGTTTTGATCGCCGTCGAGATTCCGGCGATGAGTCCACCGCCGCCGATGGGGACGATGACGGTTTCGACCTCCGGGAGTTGATCGAGGATTTCGAGCCCGATAGTTCCCTGTCCGGCCATCACCGCCTCGTCGTCGAAGGCGTGGACGTACGTCCGATTCTCGCGTTCCTCAATCTCGTGGGCTCGGGCCTGCGCATCATTGTAGTCAGTACCGTGGAGCACCACGCGGCCACCGTACCGCTGGGTGGCTTTTACTTTCGAGATCGGTGCGTGTTCCGGCATTACAATTGTCGCGTCGACGCCCGCCCGCGTGGCCGCGAGCGCGACACCCTGGGCGTGATTCCCAGCACTGGCGGTGACGACCCCGGCGTCCTGTTCGGATTCGGTCAGCGTGGCGATTCGGTTGATCGCCCCTCGGATTTTGAACGAGCCGGTTCGCTGAAAGTTCTCCAGTTTGAGGTGGACGTCGGCGCCGGTCTGTTCGGAAAACGTATGGGAGTACTCCAAGGGCGTCTTGCGAGCGACAGCCGACACCCGATCTGTAGCCTCCTGGATCGCTGACAGCGAGAGCATACCTCCTTCTCACCGGAGCGACCGCTAATGGATTTCGGTGCGTTGCAAAAGGGAATTGGGGAATGCACGCGTGTGACGTGCAACTGGAATAATGGACCGGGACTATAAAAATGTACGGCACGCGGAGTGAAAGTAAAAAACGCATTACTGCGTCGGGGTAACCACCGGCGTCAGACGGTCGTCAGTCAGGAGTCATCGTTGCCCATCTCGACTGGATTTATCTCGATATGGACCTCGTTTGTCTCGATATAGTCGACCACCCGGTGGTCGAACGCTCCCGATCCG
This sequence is a window from Halohasta litchfieldiae. Protein-coding genes within it:
- the ilvA gene encoding threonine ammonia-lyase → MLSLSAIQEATDRVSAVARKTPLEYSHTFSEQTGADVHLKLENFQRTGSFKIRGAINRIATLTESEQDAGVVTASAGNHAQGVALAATRAGVDATIVMPEHAPISKVKATQRYGGRVVLHGTDYNDAQARAHEIEERENRTYVHAFDDEAVMAGQGTIGLEILDQLPEVETVIVPIGGGGLIAGISTAIKTQRPDVRIVGVQAEGAASIAQSLQKGEIHTRDSVDTVADGIATRSVGQRPFEVIQKQVDEVVTVSDEEIALALTLLLERSKTLVEGAGAVALSALLEERFEYREDEVIVPALCGGNIDMNVLTTVILRGLVQMGRYLKITTVLKDQPGALQGLIDIIANQQANIYAIHHERTSRELGMSDTEVEIELETHGPQHAAELLAELRSNGYEVEVLK